DNA sequence from the Candidatus Methylomirabilota bacterium genome:
CCCCATCGGCGGGCTCTTCGTCCTGTGGTGGGACCGAAAGCACGACCTCAGCCCCGAGGAGGTGCGGCTGGTGGAAGGGATCACGCGCCAGGCCGCGCTCGCCCTCGAGAATGCCCGCCTCTACGAGGGCGTGCAGGCGCAGATGGCCGAGCTCAAGCGCACCCAGTCCCAGTTGATCCAGTCCACCAAGCTGGCGGCCATCGGCGAGCTCGCCGCCAACGTGGCCCACGAGATCAATAATCCCCTGACGAGCGTGCTCGGCTTCGCCTCCTACCTCGCCGAGCAGATCCCGAGCGGCAAGCCGATGCGGGAGGAGCTGGATCTGATCATCGAGGAGGCCACCCGGGCCCGCGACATCGTCCGGGACCTCCTCAATTTCAGTCGCCAGCGCGAGTTCGAGCTCGAGGTGGCGGACATCAACACGGTGGTCGAGCAGACGGTCGCCATGGTCCGCCGCCAGGGCAGCCTGGACAACGTCACGCTCACCGAGGTCTACGGGACCGGCCTGCCGGCAGTGGAGGTCGACGTCTCTCGAATGAAGCAGGTCTTCCTGAACATCGTCAACAACGCCATCTACGCGATGCGGGACGCCGGTGGCACCCTCACGCTGCGGACCGGGGTCACCGAAGGGCGGGTCCAGGTGGAGATCACGGACACCGGGATCGGCATCGCGCCCGAGCATCTCGACAAGATCTTCGACCCGTTCTTCACCACCAAGCCGGCGGTCAGCGGGACCGGGCTGGGACTATCGGTGAGCCTCGGCATCGTGCAGAGCCATGGCGGGACCATCGAGGTGAAGAGCCAGGTCGGCCACGGGTCGACCTTCATCGTCAAGCTTCCGGCCAAGGGGGACGGACAGGGCGCATCGGCCCCGGGGGACGTCTCCGCCGGGGCACCGCCCGCGTAGGAGCCGGTCGACCGGGCCGCGCCCGCGGGAACCCAGCCAGTGTGTCGGAGTAACCCGGCGCCGACCACCGAGCGCGTAGTGCATCGAGGATTGCTCCGAGCGGCGGCTTCGCCGCCGCCACGACGGGGGGCATCGGGGGGGTCTTCCGAGACCCCCCCGAAATGACCTAGCGTCCGTTCCGAGCCGCGCGGTCTCAGTCGGAACGCACCGGCACCACGCGATTGCCCAGTCGCCGACGATTGCCGCCCCGCTCCGAGCGCGGGCTACGCCGGCGCCACCTTCTCCGGGGGCCCGGCGAGCGCGGCGCCACCCGCGTCCGTCCCATGCGACCGGCCGACACCGCCGCCGCCGCCCGTCTCGAGCGCGCGATCTTCGGTCGTGAAGCCTGGCCGGCCACGGCCTTCGCCTACGTCCGGGCCGTCTTCACGGCCGCGCGTCCCGCCCGCGGCCAGCTCTGGATCGCCGAAACCGCCGGCGGGCAACTGGTCGGCTACACCGGCATCGAGCTCTCCGTCCTCGGCGGGGAAGCGGATGTCATCAACCTGGCGGTCGATCCGGCCCACCGCCGCCAGGGCGTCGGTCGCAGCCTGCTCGCCACCGCCACCGGGTTCTGCCGGGCCCGCGGCATTCCGATCGTCTGGCTCAGGGTCCGGGCCGGGAACGACGTGGCCCGGGCCTTCTACCGGCGCAGCGGGTTCCGATCGGTCGGCCGCTTCCGGGACTACTACGACGATCCGCGCGAAGACGCCGTACTGATGGAGCTCCGCCCGAGCACCCGCCCCCGACTCACGGAGCGCCACCGGTAGGCCGGGGCGACGGCAGGGCGTCAGCACATGAGCCGGCCGCCGCAGGTATCCCGGATCGGCTTGCCCTCCGCGAAGCGCGAGAGCCGGAAGGCATGGCGGCGGGCGAAGCCGGTCAGGATCCGGCGGCCGAAGGGACGGGCGTCGGCGCCCGTCGCGGCGGGCGCCCGGCGGCCGGCCCCTCCCGGATCCCGAGCACCAGGATCGTGGCGACGAAGGCCATGGCGGCGGCCGTGTGGAAGGCGAGCGTGTAGTCGCCGAGACGGTCGTAGAGGTATCCGCCGACCAGCGAGCCGCAGGCGGAGCCAACCTGGTGCGAGAAGAAGATCCACCCGGAGAGCTCCCCGACCGAGTAGCGGCCATAGATCTTGGCGGTCAAGGCAGTGGTGGCGGGCACCGTCGAAATGTAATTGAGGCCGAAGACCGCGGCGAATGCGAAGAGTCCCGGCACCGTCCCCACGTAGGGAAGGAAGATGAGCGAAAGCCCCCGCAGGAAGTAGTAGGCGGCCAGCGGTCCTTTCTGACCGAAGCGGTCGCAGATCCATCCGGACGCCACCGTGCCGACCACGTTGAGCGCGCCCATGATTCCCAGGGCCTGGGCCGCCTGCGTCGCGTGGAACCCGTGCTCGGTCGCGTGGGGGATGAGGTGGGTGAGGACCAGCCCTGAGGTCGTGTAGCCGCAGACCCAGAAGCTCCCGGCGAGAAGCCAGAACGGCGCGGTCCGGGCCGCCTGGGCGAGCCCCGTCCGCTCGGCCGCCATCTCGCCGGCGGTCTTGGGGACCGCCCCGGACGCCGCGCCGTATGGTGCGAGGCCCATGTCCCGCGGATCGTTCCGGATGACGAGGAGCGTCAGCGGGAGGATGAGCAGGAGGAAGCCGATCCCCAGGACGACGAAGGTCATGCGCCAGTCCCAGACCACGGTGAGACTCATGGCGAGCGGCACGATGAGGAGCTGGCCGGCCGCCATCCCGCCCGCCGCGATGCCCAGCACCAGGCCTCGCCGGGCGTCGAACCAGCGGGCCACGAGCGCCGCCGCGACGCCCGGGACGGCCGCCCCGGCCCCCAGGGCGGTCACGACGCCGGCGGTCAGGTAGAGCTGCCAGAGCGTGACGATCGTCGCCGTTCCGATCGCTCCGGCGCCCAGCAGGACGGCCGCGGCGGCCAGGACGCCGCGCGGACCCCAGCGGTCCGCCAGCCGGCCCACCAGGGGACCGACCGCGCCGTACAGGAAGAGTGACAGCGATGCCACGATCGACAATGACGTCCGGTCCCAACCGAACTCGGCCTCCAGCGGCTTGATGAAGACGCCGAACGACGATCGGATGCCCGACGCGGCGAGCAGGACAACCGTGACCGCACCCAGAACGACCCAGGCGTAGTGGATCCGGGGTGGGCGGCCAGTCACCAGGCGGCCTTCGGCCATCGTCCCTCCTGCTCCAGCAACGCGCGGATCTCGTCGCGGCCCGGGAGCGCGTCGATCGCGCCGCGCCGGGTGCACGCCAGGGCCCCGGCCGCGTTCGCGACCAGCAACGCGTCCCCGACCGGGGCACCAGCGGCCAGGGCCGCCGCCAGGGCACCGTTGAAGGCGTCCCCGGCCCCCACCGTGTCTATTGCTGAGATGCGAAAACCCGGCACGTGGATGCCACCCTGCGGGCCCACCAGGACGGCGCCCTCGGGTCCGACCGTCACGATGGCGCCCCTCACGCCGGCCGCGACCAGGGCCCGGCCGGCGGCCTCGGCGGCGGGAATCCCGGCGACCTCGCATCCAGTCAGGAGCCCGGCTTCCGTCTCGTTGGGAGTGATGTAGTCGGCGAGCCTCAGCAGGTCCGCGGGCAAGGGGAGCACGCGGGCCGGCGCCGGGTTGAGGATGGCCGTCTTCCCTAATCGGCGGCTCTCCCGGAGCACCCATCGCACCGTGTCGAGCGAGGTCTCGAGCTGCACCAGGACGACGTCGGCCCAGCCGACCGCCGCGGCGTGGGGCGCGACCTGCTCGGGGGTAAGACGATGGTTGGCGCCCGGGGCCACCGCGATCTGGTTCTTTCCCTCGGGATCCACGGCGATCAGGGCCACCCCGGTCGCCGCTTCGGTCGTCCGGAGGAGCCCCTCGGCCGGCAAGCCCGCGTCGGCCAGCGTCGCCGCCAGGCGGTCTCCCATCGGGTCCACGCCCAGCAGCGTCACGAACCGCACCTCGGCGCCCAGCCGTCGCGCCGCGACCGCCTGGTTGGCACCCTTTCCACCGGCCGAAACCCCGAGCTGTCCGCCCGACACCGTTTCTCCGGGCCGCGGCAGTCGGGGAACGGCCACCGTGAAATCCAGATTGCTGCTGCCGATCACGCACACGCGGGCCACAGGGACTCCTCGTAGCGCCGCAGGAACCGCTCGGCGTCCACCCGGAGGGCGACTCGGCAGCGGGAACCGCCGGAAGCCATGGCCGTCTTCCCGCGGTTCACCGTGCTTGCCGTCTCCACGGTCAGCCGGACCACTTCCGTCTCCACGAGCGTCGGGTCCAGGGCGACACCCACCGCGAGCGGATCGTGCATCGTGAGCGCCGCCCGTTCGGCGCTTCCCTGCCCGTGCAGCCCGGCCCGGGCGACCGTGTAGGCAAACCGGCCCGCCGGCCCCCCGGCGCCACGGAGGCGCTCCACCCGATCGGCCGGCCAGAGCACCTCGCGCGTGACGTCCAGGGGCACGAGCGTCAGCGGCAGGTCCGCCGCCAGCACGAGCGCCGCGGCCTCCGGGTCCACGAAGACGTTGTACTCGGCCGCCGGCGTCACGTTCCCCGGCACTCCCACCGCCCCACCCATGACCACGACGGCTCGGGCGCGCCGAAGCACCTCGCGATTGCGATCGATCGCCGCCGCCAGGTTGGTGAGCGGGCCCAGCATCACGATCGTGAGCTCGCCCGGCCACCGCTGCGCGCTCGCCAGCAGGAGATCGGCCGCGTCGCCCGGGTAGCGATCGAGCGGCGCCTCGGGGAACTGGGCGCTCACGCCGCCGAGCCCATCCTCCCCGTGGAAGTAGGTCGCGGTAACGAGGGGACGCGCCCGGGGCCCGGCCGGGCCGATGGCGACCCGCGGAAGCGCCGGCGGACCGACCGCGCGGAGGATGCGAGCCACGTTGCGCACCCCCACGTCGACCGGCACGTTCCCGGCGACGACGGTCAGGGCTTCCACGCGCCACCCGGGCGCTCGGAACGCCAGGAGGAGCGCGAGCGCATCGTCGATGCCCGGGTCGGTATCGATCAGGACGGGAACCACCGTGACGGGGAGCCCGGCGGGAGGGCCGGTCGGCCGCCATCCGGCCTGACGGTCGGCGGCGATCCGGCGTGCGTCAGGCCGGCGCGGCGATCAGGCTGCGGGCCAGCGACTCTGCCACGAGGCGGTACAGTCGGACAGCGAGCTTGGGCTCCTTGTCCTCCACGAGCGCCAGCTGGTTCCGCGTCAGCTTCACGCAGCGGAGGGGCGTGGTCGCGACGACGCTCGCCGTGCGCGGCTGTTCCACGAGGAGCGAGATTTCCCCGAAGGAGCGGAACGGCCCGAGGGTGCTCAGGACCGTCCCCTTCTGGCCACTGCCCGCGTCGCCGCCTCGCTGGACCTGTGCCGCGCCCGAGAGGATCAGGTAGAGCCCGTCGGCGGGCTCGCCTTCCTTGACGATGGCCTCTCCGGGGTTGAACGCGAGTTGGGTGCCGAAGTTGGTCAGTCGCAGCAGCATCCACTTCTCGACGTCCCATCGGATCTCGAGGTAGCTCGGATGGTCCCGTGGGACCGCCATGGGCTCCTCTCCCCTGGGTTCGGACTCAGGCCGTGGACAGCCGAGCGGGTCTCCCCTCGGCTCGCCCATAGTGCCTCAGAGCCGGCGCCTCTGTCCAGCGGCCGGCCGAGGGGTGGCGGGAGCACGCCGACCCGGCCTCCGGCAGGCTCGGGAGGCCGCGCCCGCGCGTCGGCTCTGGTATCATGGGAGTCAGTCGATCCCCTGTGACGCACGGGAAAGGAGGTGAGCCCAGTGCAGATCCAGATCACCTACTGCACGGAATGAGACTACTATCCCCAGGCCTCCAGTCTGCAGGCCGCAATCAAGAAAGAGTTCGGAGTGACCGCTGACCTGAAGGGTGGTCACGCTGGCGTCTTCGACGTGGTGGTCGACGGTGACCTCGTCTACTCCAAGGACCAGACCTATCGCTTTCCGACGAACGAGGAGATCTTCGCCCAGATCAAGACGCGCCGGAAGGCCTGAGCACACCCGAGAGCTGGCCCGGCCGACGCCGTCAACGGGCGTCGTGCCACTCTCGCTCGAGGCGCTCCCGGTAGCGCGGGTGAGCCAGCCCGACCAGCGCGCGGGCGCGCTGGTCGACGCTCAACCCCCGCAGTTCGGCGCGCCCGAACTCGGTGACGATGCAGTCGGTGAGATGCCGCGGCGTCGTCACCTTGGCGCCCGCCCCCAGCCGGCCCACGATCCGCGAGACCTGCCCGTCGCGTCCGGTTGCGGGTAAGGCGATGACCGACCGCCCGCCTGGCGCCCAGTACGCGCCCTCGACGAAGTCGAACTGACCGCCGATCCCCGCCACTTGCCGGTCTCCGATCGATTCCGCGTTGACCTGGCCGGTGAGGTCCACCTCGATCGCCGAGTTGATGGAGACGAACCGCTCGAGCTGGGCCACCACCCGCGGGTTGTGGATCAACGAGGACGGCTCCATGTTGACGACCGGATTCTCGTGGACGAACCGGAAGAGGGCCTCGCTTCCCATGATCTCGCCAAGGTCCATCCGCCCCGGATTCCGGCTCTTCCGGGCGTTGGTGATGATGCCGCGCTCGAGCAGCGGCAGCATGGCGTCCACCAGCAGGGAGTGGATGCCGAGGTCTCTCCGGTCGCCCAGGACCCCGACCATGGCTTCGGGCACCGACCCGATGCCGATCTGAATCGTCGCCCCGTCAGGGACGAGGTCCGCCACGTGGGCGGCGATCCGACGCTCGGTCTCCCCGACCGGCGGTGCTGGATACGGCACCAGGGGACGATCGACCTCGACCCAGGCCGCGACCTCGTCGAGGCCGAGCGTGCTGTCGCCGCGGGTCCGCGGCATCCGGTGGTTGACCTCGGCGATGACGAGCGGAGCCGTCCGCGCCAGCGGGAGCGGATAGCTCGTCGACACCCCCAGTGAGAGTCGGCCGTCTCGGTCGGGAGGCGCGGTCTGGACCACGACCGCATCCGCCGCCCACGGCCCGCCTGGCCCGAAGATCCAGAGCGTGTCGAAGTACCGGGCCGGGATGAACTCCACCTGCCCCCGCGCCATCGCCTCCCGCAGCGCCGGCATGATGTGGAAGGTGACCCAGCGGAACGTCTCCTGGTGCTCCCGGGCACAGAACGGATAGTCACCGAGGAGGAGCCCGCCCATCAGCGTGAGAGGACGAAGGCGGGGAGCCCGAGCCACGAGCGCCTCGACGAGACTCCGGGGCTCCGCGCACCCCGGGGGAAGCAGGACCCGCATCCCCGGGCGGAGGTGACTCACGGCTTCGTCCGCGGTCACCGCCCCCCGAAACCGCGCGGTCAGGGGCTCCCCACCACGGAAGCCCGGCGGAGCGCCAACCCCGGCATGGAGTCGAGGTCGCCGTCCGTCGTCCCGGCGACAGCGTCGCGTGTGATGTCGTCGACCAGAGGTCCTGGAGCTCCCGTCATAATCATGACACCCGTGCGCTCGAGCCCTGAGATCCGGCCGGATGGCGGCCAAATGCCGGGCGATAAGGGCGGCACCGGTGTCGACGATCTGGCCTGAGAGGAATTCGGAGCCGATGCTGAGGGTCTCGGCCACATCACGGTCCTGGCCCCGGATGATAGCACAGCCACCCCCAGAACTCGGGAAAGGCGAGGAGTTTGCACATTGGAAAGAGCAGGCGGCGCGGCGGCAAGGCCAGCGGGGAAGACATAGCTAGAATATTGGCCTTATTAGATA
Encoded proteins:
- the rimI gene encoding ribosomal protein S18-alanine N-acetyltransferase gives rise to the protein MRPADTAAAARLERAIFGREAWPATAFAYVRAVFTAARPARGQLWIAETAGGQLVGYTGIELSVLGGEADVINLAVDPAHRRQGVGRSLLATATGFCRARGIPIVWLRVRAGNDVARAFYRRSGFRSVGRFRDYYDDPREDAVLMELRPSTRPRLTERHR
- a CDS encoding MFS transporter, coding for MAEGRLVTGRPPRIHYAWVVLGAVTVVLLAASGIRSSFGVFIKPLEAEFGWDRTSLSIVASLSLFLYGAVGPLVGRLADRWGPRGVLAAAAVLLGAGAIGTATIVTLWQLYLTAGVVTALGAGAAVPGVAAALVARWFDARRGLVLGIAAGGMAAGQLLIVPLAMSLTVVWDWRMTFVVLGIGFLLLILPLTLLVIRNDPRDMGLAPYGAASGAVPKTAGEMAAERTGLAQAARTAPFWLLAGSFWVCGYTTSGLVLTHLIPHATEHGFHATQAAQALGIMGALNVVGTVASGWICDRFGQKGPLAAYYFLRGLSLIFLPYVGTVPGLFAFAAVFGLNYISTVPATTALTAKIYGRYSVGELSGWIFFSHQVGSACGSLVGGYLYDRLGDYTLAFHTAAAMAFVATILVLGIREGPAAGRPPRRAPTPVPSAAGS
- the rbsK gene encoding ribokinase, producing the protein MARVCVIGSSNLDFTVAVPRLPRPGETVSGGQLGVSAGGKGANQAVAARRLGAEVRFVTLLGVDPMGDRLAATLADAGLPAEGLLRTTEAATGVALIAVDPEGKNQIAVAPGANHRLTPEQVAPHAAAVGWADVVLVQLETSLDTVRWVLRESRRLGKTAILNPAPARVLPLPADLLRLADYITPNETEAGLLTGCEVAGIPAAEAAGRALVAAGVRGAIVTVGPEGAVLVGPQGGIHVPGFRISAIDTVGAGDAFNGALAAALAAGAPVGDALLVANAAGALACTRRGAIDALPGRDEIRALLEQEGRWPKAAW
- a CDS encoding nucleoside hydrolase, producing the protein MVPVLIDTDPGIDDALALLLAFRAPGWRVEALTVVAGNVPVDVGVRNVARILRAVGPPALPRVAIGPAGPRARPLVTATYFHGEDGLGGVSAQFPEAPLDRYPGDAADLLLASAQRWPGELTIVMLGPLTNLAAAIDRNREVLRRARAVVVMGGAVGVPGNVTPAAEYNVFVDPEAAALVLAADLPLTLVPLDVTREVLWPADRVERLRGAGGPAGRFAYTVARAGLHGQGSAERAALTMHDPLAVGVALDPTLVETEVVRLTVETASTVNRGKTAMASGGSRCRVALRVDAERFLRRYEESLWPACA
- a CDS encoding cyclic nucleotide-binding domain-containing protein; its protein translation is MAVPRDHPSYLEIRWDVEKWMLLRLTNFGTQLAFNPGEAIVKEGEPADGLYLILSGAAQVQRGGDAGSGQKGTVLSTLGPFRSFGEISLLVEQPRTASVVATTPLRCVKLTRNQLALVEDKEPKLAVRLYRLVAESLARSLIAAPA
- a CDS encoding acetyl-CoA hydrolase/transferase C-terminal domain-containing protein, with the protein product MSHLRPGMRVLLPPGCAEPRSLVEALVARAPRLRPLTLMGGLLLGDYPFCAREHQETFRWVTFHIMPALREAMARGQVEFIPARYFDTLWIFGPGGPWAADAVVVQTAPPDRDGRLSLGVSTSYPLPLARTAPLVIAEVNHRMPRTRGDSTLGLDEVAAWVEVDRPLVPYPAPPVGETERRIAAHVADLVPDGATIQIGIGSVPEAMVGVLGDRRDLGIHSLLVDAMLPLLERGIITNARKSRNPGRMDLGEIMGSEALFRFVHENPVVNMEPSSLIHNPRVVAQLERFVSINSAIEVDLTGQVNAESIGDRQVAGIGGQFDFVEGAYWAPGGRSVIALPATGRDGQVSRIVGRLGAGAKVTTPRHLTDCIVTEFGRAELRGLSVDQRARALVGLAHPRYRERLEREWHDAR